A region from the Penaeus monodon isolate SGIC_2016 chromosome 17, NSTDA_Pmon_1, whole genome shotgun sequence genome encodes:
- the LOC119583341 gene encoding RYamide receptor-like, giving the protein MAEHLETLGTSLPGGVASQSPQPPDADQILQRCREEFHYLYYTTNDTRILDDFTLCEDCNITNEELEILELSGVCRPYDFSYMPLIYYMYASIFVIALFGNLLVLYTVVTSRKMHTVTNFFIANLAVGDLLIMVFCVPFSVASIIVLQYWPFGEGLCIFVNYCQILLTRRKCHLPDRLVFALGSVFIRVLT; this is encoded by the exons ATGGCCGAGCATCTCGAAACCCTGGGCACGTCTCTGCCCGGTGGGGTCGCCTCCCAGAGTCCTCAACCTCCTGACGCGGACCAGATCCTCCAGCGGTGCCGGGAGGAGTTCCACTACCTCTATTACACCACAAACGACACCCGGATACTTGATGACTTCACACTGTGCGAGGACTGCAACATCACCAATGAGGAACTCGAAATCCTCGAACTGTCGGGAGTATGCAGACCCTATGACTTCTCATACATGCCCCTCATTTACTACATGTACGCGTCCATATTCGTGATCGCACTGTTCGGTAATCTGCTGGTGCTGTACACGGTGGTGACGAGTCGCAAGATGCACACCGTCACCAACTTCTTTATCGCCAATCTCGCCGTCGGGGACCTACTCATCATGGTGTTCTGTGTTCCCTTCTCGGTCGCCTCCATCATCGTGCTGCAGTACTGGCCCTTTGGAGAGGGTCTCTGCATCTTCGTCAACTATTGCCAG ATCCTATTAACCAGACGCAAGTGTCACTTACCTGATCGTCTGGTATTTGCTTTGGGTAGTGTTTTCATTAGGGTCCTCACTTGA